CAAGCACTTCTCTGCCGAGGTGGCGCTGCTGCCGCTGATCAGCGGCAACCTCGAGGTCAAGCGGCTGGTGCTCGATGGCCTCGACTTAATCCTCGAGAGCGATGCCAAGGGGCGCGGGAATTGGCTTTTCGAGGCCGGCGGCCAGGCGGCTGGCGAGGCCACCGAGGGCGGCGCCTTGCCCAAGTTCGACAACGTGCTGGTCAAGAACATCACGATCGTTTGGCGCGACGGCGGCAGCGATGAGAGCCGCGAGATCAAGCTCGCCAAGTTCGAGGCCAAGGCCGCCGAGGCCGGCCGGATCGCCCTTTCCTTCGCCGCTTCGCTGGCCGGCCAGGCGGTCAGCGGCTCGGGTCGGGTCGGCGCGCTGCAGCGTCTGGGTGAGGGCCAACCCTATCCCGTGGCCCTCGACCTCGAGGCCGCCGGGGCCAAGATCAAAATCGCCGGCAGCATCGCCAAGCCCCTGGAAGGGGCTGGACTCGACTTCCAACTGGAGGTTGCCGGCCGCGACCTCGGGGCCCTGGGCGCCGCGCTTGGCGCGGAGCTGCCGCTGGGCGGCCCCTATGCACTCAAGACCGGGCTTGGGGGCTCGCCGGCCAAATTGACCCTTCATGGTCTGGTCCTCGAGCTGGCGGGCAGTGACCTGGCCGGCTCTCTCAACCTCGATCTCAGTGGCCCCCGCCCCGGCCTGACGGGCAAGCTGGCGGCCAAGCTGATCGACTTGACGCCGCTCATGCCGGCGTCGCCAGCCAAAGCTGCCAAGCCGGCCAAGCCCGGCGACCGCGTCTTCCCTGACGATCCCTTGCCGCTCGATGTCCTGGCCCTGGTCGATTTCGACCTTAGCCTCAGCGCCAAGACCGTCAAGCCGCGCAAGCTGGTGCTCAACGACCTGGCGCTCGAGCTGCGCAATGGCGCCGGCAAGGCCGAGTTCACGGTCAAAAAGGCCCGCCTCGACAAAGCCCGGCTCAGCGCTCGACTGGCGCTCAGCGGCTTGGCCGCCAGGCCCCGGGTCTCGAGCCGCTTCCAGGCCAAGGCCCTCGACATCGGCAAGTTGCTCAAGGACCTCGAGATCAGCGATCTTTTGGCGCTGAGCGCCGATGCCAGCGCCGATCTCAGCGGCCAGGGCCGTTCGTTGCGCGCCCTCATGGCCGGGCTCGACGGCAAAGAACTGGTGGCCGGCAAGGGCAGCGTCGCCAGCGAGTACGTCGATCTTATCGGCGCCGACCTGATCGGCGAGCTGATGCCCTGGAACGACAAGAAGACGCAGACCGAAATCAACTGCGTGGTGGCGCGTTGGGACGTGAAGCAGGGCATGGCCACGCTGACCGGTCTGCTGGCCGACACGGGCAAGGTCACGGTGACGGGCAAGGGCAAGATCGACCTGGGCAAAGAGGCCCTGGATCTCACCGTGCGGCCCCGGCCCAAGCAGGCTTCGCTACTCAGCCTGGCTGCCCCCATCGACATCGGCGGCACCTTGGCCCAGCCCTCGTTTGGCCTCAACAAGGCGGCCGTCGCGGTTGGCGTGGCCGGACTGGTGGCGGGCACGGCGATCAACCCGCTGGGCCTTCTGATTCCCTTGGTCAGCGGCGGCACGGGCGAGGCAAACCCCTGTGCCGATGCGGTTTCCGGCAAAGGCGGCAAGGCCGCCAAGGCCGGCGCCAAGGCCCGGCCGGCGGGCGCCGCCTCGGGCAGCGAGGCGGCCAAGCCGGGGGAAAAATCAGGCGGCCTCGGTGGCCTACTCAAGGGGCTGGGCGACAAGCTCAAGAGCGTCGTGCAGCCTCAGGACGAGAAGCGGGATCCCTAGCCCATATGGCATGAAACGGCTCTACGAGCACGTTGCTGTAGAGGCGATCGGGGCGGGCTGGGGCGTCAGCCTCGACGGCCGGGCCGTCACCACGCCGGCGCGGGCGCGGCTTTTGCTGCCGACGCCGGCGTTGGCCGAGGCATTGGCCCAGGAATGGCGCGGCCAGGGTGACGAGGTGCGGCCCGAAAGCATGCCGCTGACGCGCCTGGCGGCCAGCGCCATCGATCTCGTGGCCGAACGCCGCGAGGCCGTCATCGATGAAATCGCGGCCTTCGGCGCCAGCGATATGCTGTGTTATCGGGCTGACGGTGATGACGAACTGGCGGGCCGCCAGGCGGCGGCCTGGCAGCCCCTGCTGGACTGGGCCGCAGAGGCTCTGGGGGCGCGGCTCGGCGTCACTGGCGGGGTGCTGCCGTTGGCCCAGGACGCGGCGGCCCTGGCGGCCTTGCAGCGCCAGGTGGCGGGAGCCGGCGATTTTGCCCTGGCGGCGCTGCATGCCCTGGCCACGGCCAGCGGCTCGCTGGTGGTGGCCCTGGCGCTGTGGCGCGGCGAGATCGACGCCCGGACGGCGGTGGTGCTGAGCCAGCTCGATGAGGACTACCAGATCGAGCGCTGGGGCGAGACGCCCGAGGCGGCCGCGGGGCGGCGGGCGACGCGGCTGCAAATCGAACAGGCGGCGGTATTTCTGGCCCTGCTCCAGCCCTTTCCCGCTCGTGCCAACGACCCGAGTTGGCGTTTGTGATAAGCCCCATCCTGTGCTACCCAAGGCACCGGTCAAGTGCCGATCTGGCGCCAATCTGGCGCAGCTTGCCGCCTGCCTCCGTTCGCTTCCGAACGCAGAAAGAGCCATCGCGCATGTCCAAGCTCGACGAGCTACTCAAGGATCTCGATCAACGCCGTGAGCAAGCTCTGGCCGGCGGCGGCCACGACAAGATCGAGGCCCGGCATGCCAAAGGACAGCTCGGTGCCCGCGAGCGCATCGAGGCCCTGGTCGAGCCCGGCAGCTTTCAGGAAATGGGCCTGCACGCCCAGCATGCCACCCGCCATTTCGGCATGGAGGAGAGGGTCCTGGCCGGCGACGGCGTGATCACCGGCATCGGCTTCGTCGACGGCCGCCCGGTGGCCGCCGTCAGCCAGGACTTCACCGTGGCCGGCGGATCGTTGGGCAAGATGCACGCCCACAAGATCTGCGACGTCATGGATTACGCCGGACGCTCCGGCATACCCATCGTAGCCTTCAACGATTCCGGCGGTGCCCGCATCCAGGACGGCGTCGAATCGCTGTCGGGCTACGGCCAGGTCTTCAACCGCAACGTCCTGATGTCGGGGGTGGTGCCGCAGCTCGCCGTCATCGCCGGACCCTGCGCCGGCGGTGCCGCCTATTCGCCGGCGCTGATGGATTTCGTCATCATGACGCGGCACAACGCCAACATGTTCATCTGCGGCCCCGACGTCATCCGGGCCGCCACCGGCCAGGTCACGACGATGGACGAGATCGGCGGTGCCATGACCAACGCCGCGGTCAGCGGCAACGTTCATTTCGTCGCCGAGGACGATCTCGACGCCGTTGCCATCGTGCGTCGTTTGCTCTCCTTCCTGCCGGCCAACAACATGGTCGAGCCGCCGCACCGGCTGGTCGACCAGCTGGTCATTTCCGACGATCCCGGCATGGACGCGCTGGTGCCCGATTCGGCCAAGGATCCGATCGATGCCAAGCAGGTCATCGCCAGGCTGGTCGATGAGGGTGATTTCCTCGAGGTGCACGCCGAGTTCGCCGGCAACATGGTGGTCGGCTTCGGTCGCATCGGCGGCGTCGTCGTCGGCATCATCGCCAATCAGTCGCTGGTCAAGGCCGGCACCCTCGATATCGACGCCTCCGACAAGGGCGCGCGCTTCATCCGCTTTTGCAACGTCTTCTCGATTCCCCTGGTCACCTTGGTCGACGTGCCCGGCTTCCTGCCCGGCATCGCCCAGGAACGGGGCGGCATCATCCGTCACGGCGCCAAGATGCTGTTCGCCTACGGCGGCTCGACGGTGCCCAAGATCACGGTTTTCCTGCGCAAGGCCTATGGCGGCGCCTACCTGGCCATGTGCAGCCGCGACCTGGGCGCCGACGTGGCGCTGGCCTGGCCCAGCGCCGAAATCGCCGTGATGGGCGCCGAGGGCGCCGTCAACATCCTTTACCGGCGCGAGCTCAAGGCGGCCGAGGATGCCGACGAAATGCGTGCCGAACTGGCCAGGGAATACCGCCAACGCTTCGCCTCGCCCTATCTTTCGGCCAGCAAGGGCCTGATCAGCGACGTCATCGAGCCCTCCCGCACCCGCGCCGCGGTGGCGCTAGCCTTGCGCAGCCTGCTTTCCAAGCGCGAAACCCGGCCGCCCAAGAAGCACGGCAACATTCCGCTCTGAGGGCGGCTCGGCAATGTGGCTGCATCTCGAAATCCTGCTCACCGGCGTGGCCGTCGTGCTCGGCGTGCTGGCGTTGCTGTGGGGCACCGCGGCACTCCTCGGCCTGGGATTCAAGCTGGCCGAGCGGCGCCACATGGCGGCCGCCGAGCCGGCGTCATCGGGCCAAGCCGGATCGCCGGACCCGCCGCGCCACCACCTGGCGCTGATCGTTGCCGCCGTCGCCAACGCGCTCGAGCGGCCCCACCACATCGTCGAGCTCAGCGTGCCGGGCCACACCATGCCGTCTTGGTCCCGTGACAGCCGTTTTCGCCACCCCAGTTCGCAACGTGTGCGCTGGGACATCTACGCCAACTCGCCGCCAGCCAAGCCGTGAACCGGAAATGATGAAAAAGCTCAGAATTACAGTCGAAGAAAAGGTCTATGACGTGACCGTCGAGGTGCTCGATGAGGGTGCAACCACGAACCCGGCTGCGCCGCCGCAGTTGGCCGCGCCCGTTGCCGCCCCCGTTGCCGCCCCCGTTGCCGCCCCTGTGGCGGCCCAGGCCCCGGTGGCAGCCGCAGTGGCGGGCGACGTGGTCAGTCCGTTGGCCGGCACCGTCACCCGCATCGACGTCCAGCCCGGCCAGAGCGTTAGCGCTGGCCAGGGCGTGCTGGTGCTCGAGGCGATGAAGATGAACACCACGGTGGTGGCGCCCAGCGCCGGTTCGGTGAAGTCGATCGCCGTCGAGGCCGGCGCTTCCGTGGTTGAGGGGCAGGTTCTGATGTCTCTCGGCTGAGCCGCCCCGGATGGACACCCTGCTCGAGCTCTGGAGCCTGACCGGCTTCGGCCACCTGACCTGGCAGATGCTGGTGATGTGGCTGGCCTGCCTGGCGTTCTTCTACCTGGC
The DNA window shown above is from Alphaproteobacteria bacterium and carries:
- a CDS encoding acyl-CoA carboxylase subunit beta, with protein sequence MSKLDELLKDLDQRREQALAGGGHDKIEARHAKGQLGARERIEALVEPGSFQEMGLHAQHATRHFGMEERVLAGDGVITGIGFVDGRPVAAVSQDFTVAGGSLGKMHAHKICDVMDYAGRSGIPIVAFNDSGGARIQDGVESLSGYGQVFNRNVLMSGVVPQLAVIAGPCAGGAAYSPALMDFVIMTRHNANMFICGPDVIRAATGQVTTMDEIGGAMTNAAVSGNVHFVAEDDLDAVAIVRRLLSFLPANNMVEPPHRLVDQLVISDDPGMDALVPDSAKDPIDAKQVIARLVDEGDFLEVHAEFAGNMVVGFGRIGGVVVGIIANQSLVKAGTLDIDASDKGARFIRFCNVFSIPLVTLVDVPGFLPGIAQERGGIIRHGAKMLFAYGGSTVPKITVFLRKAYGGAYLAMCSRDLGADVALAWPSAEIAVMGAEGAVNILYRRELKAAEDADEMRAELAREYRQRFASPYLSASKGLISDVIEPSRTRAAVALALRSLLSKRETRPPKKHGNIPL
- a CDS encoding biotin/lipoyl-containing protein, giving the protein MKKLRITVEEKVYDVTVEVLDEGATTNPAAPPQLAAPVAAPVAAPVAAPVAAQAPVAAAVAGDVVSPLAGTVTRIDVQPGQSVSAGQGVLVLEAMKMNTTVVAPSAGSVKSIAVEAGASVVEGQVLMSLG
- a CDS encoding ATP12 family protein — encoded protein: MKRLYEHVAVEAIGAGWGVSLDGRAVTTPARARLLLPTPALAEALAQEWRGQGDEVRPESMPLTRLAASAIDLVAERREAVIDEIAAFGASDMLCYRADGDDELAGRQAAAWQPLLDWAAEALGARLGVTGGVLPLAQDAAALAALQRQVAGAGDFALAALHALATASGSLVVALALWRGEIDARTAVVLSQLDEDYQIERWGETPEAAAGRRATRLQIEQAAVFLALLQPFPARANDPSWRL
- a CDS encoding OadG family protein, which produces MWLHLEILLTGVAVVLGVLALLWGTAALLGLGFKLAERRHMAAAEPASSGQAGSPDPPRHHLALIVAAVANALERPHHIVELSVPGHTMPSWSRDSRFRHPSSQRVRWDIYANSPPAKP
- a CDS encoding AsmA family protein, which encodes MSVGKIAAIILGLVVLVVVALGGVLASLDFNDMKGLVAERVKAATGRQLIMAGDVDLELSLSPSLTLRDVSFENAAWGSRPEMAKLKHFSAEVALLPLISGNLEVKRLVLDGLDLILESDAKGRGNWLFEAGGQAAGEATEGGALPKFDNVLVKNITIVWRDGGSDESREIKLAKFEAKAAEAGRIALSFAASLAGQAVSGSGRVGALQRLGEGQPYPVALDLEAAGAKIKIAGSIAKPLEGAGLDFQLEVAGRDLGALGAALGAELPLGGPYALKTGLGGSPAKLTLHGLVLELAGSDLAGSLNLDLSGPRPGLTGKLAAKLIDLTPLMPASPAKAAKPAKPGDRVFPDDPLPLDVLALVDFDLSLSAKTVKPRKLVLNDLALELRNGAGKAEFTVKKARLDKARLSARLALSGLAARPRVSSRFQAKALDIGKLLKDLEISDLLALSADASADLSGQGRSLRALMAGLDGKELVAGKGSVASEYVDLIGADLIGELMPWNDKKTQTEINCVVARWDVKQGMATLTGLLADTGKVTVTGKGKIDLGKEALDLTVRPRPKQASLLSLAAPIDIGGTLAQPSFGLNKAAVAVGVAGLVAGTAINPLGLLIPLVSGGTGEANPCADAVSGKGGKAAKAGAKARPAGAASGSEAAKPGEKSGGLGGLLKGLGDKLKSVVQPQDEKRDP